The Amycolatopsis jiangsuensis nucleotide sequence TCCACCGGACCGGTCTGCGGCGGCACCAGCCGGGTCGCCAGCCGGTGTGAACTACGGCCGACGCGCAGGTGCAGGAAGTCCTGGTCGTTCTGCCGGCGCTCCCACATCCGCCGGCTCGCCCCCAGCGACCACAACGACTGCGGATCCGGATGCACCCACTCCAGCGCGGCCCGCTGATCGACCATCGCCTCCCGGGCACGGTCCCGCATCTGACCGAGATACCGCAGATAATCCTTGCGATCCTCGTCCATCTCGGCCTTCTTGGCGCCGCCACCCTTGCCACCACCACCGGCGAGCATGCCGACGGTGCCCATCAGCATCATGCCGCTCATCATGATCGTGGTCGGGTTCCGGCCACCGGCCGTGAACATGAAGACCATCATCCCGAGCGAGGCGAAGATCATCACACCCGGAATCGCCTTCGCGACGATGTTGCCCGGGATGGTGCGGGGGACCTCGGGCGGCGGCTCGAGGTGCACCTCGCCGCCCGGCGGACGCGGCGCGGCCAGCCGCGGCGACTTCTTGAACTGCAGCGTGCTCATCGAAGGACCCCTCTTATTCCTGCTCGACGCCTGCCGTCCGGCGGTCTGCACCCGGGTGCGCGGGACAACCTATCGAACGCCGCCGCGGAAATCCGGACAACTCCCGGATCGGCATCGTCTGCTCCCCTCCGCGGCCCGTCGGACCCGCCGCCGCGCAGGACCGAGTGTAGGGACCGCCACCGACAGTAAGTGCTCCCCAGCCCCTCCGAAGGGCCTGGACGGGTATTTTCGCCGACGATTTACCGGCAGCGGCTGAAACCCGTCACCAGGTTCGGTATAAGTTCCCCCGGGAGCTGACTCATCAGAGCGGGGGCACTAGTGGCAACGGGCACGACGGTATTCAGCAGGGTCACGGTGGTGGCGCCGACGACACGCATCGACGTCGCGCTTCCGGCCGACGTCGCGGTCGCCGACCTGCTGCCGATGCTCCTGGAGATGGCCAAGGAGGTCACTCCGGACGGAGGAGCACGACACGGCGGGTGGGCGCTGGCCAAACTCGGCGACGCACCGCTGGACCCGAGCCGCACGCTGGCCTCGCTCGGGGTCGTCGACGGCGAGCTGCTGCAGCTGCGCAAACGCAACGAGAACCCGCCGCCGCCGCTCTACGACGACGTCGTGGACGCGATCGCGGAGTCCGATCCGGACACCTTCCGGCCGTGGACCAAGGAGACCGCCCAGCGGTTCGGGCACGTGGCCGGCGGGCTGGCCCTGTTCGCCGCGGCACTCGCGCTCTTCTTCAGCGGATCGTTCTACGGCGGGTCCGCGATCGGCGCGGCCGTCGCCGGCGGCCTCGGCGCGATCGCCTGCGTCGCGGTGGGCGCCACGCTGGCCAAGGGGTACCAGGCGGAATCCACCGGAGTGCTGATCGCCGCCGCGGGCGGCCTGCCGCTGGCCTTCGTGAGCGGCTTCCACATCGTGCCCGGTCTGTCCCTGCGGGCGAACCTGCTGCTCGGCGCGGTACTCGTGCTGATCGTCGCGGCGGTCTGCATTCTGGTCGTCGGCGCGGGCATCCGGGTCTTCATCGCCGCGGCCACGGCGGGTGCGTTCGGCGCGGTCGCCTTCCTGGTGGCCACGCTGGTCACCAACGCGGACGCGCCGGAGGTCGCGGCCGGGGTGGTCGCGGTGGCACTGGCCTGCATCTCGCTGCTTCCGCGCACCACGATCTGGCTGGCCAAGCTGCCGCTGCCGCACGTGCCGAGCACCGCGGAGGAGCTCAAGGAGGACTCCGGCTTCCCGGACTACCAGGCGATCGAGCAGCGCACCGCGGTCGCGCACGATTACATGACCGGCCTGATGATCGGCTGCGGCGCCACCGCGGCGCTGTCCGCGGTCATCGCGGCCACCGCGCCCAACGTCTTCGGCCCCATCCTCGGCATCGTCGCCACCCTGGTGCTGCTGCTGCGGGCCCGCGCATACGCCAACGGCGCGCAGGCCATCGCGCTGCTCACCACCGGCATGATCGCCGCGGCCGGCATCCTGCTGGGCTGGCTCTTCTCGGCCACGGCCGAGCACCGGCTGATGTACGTCTTCGGCGTGCTGGTCCTGGTGGCCGCGGGTGCGCTGGTGGTCGGCGTGATCTTCCCGAACCAGCGGTTCTCGCCCCCGTTGCGGCGCACCGTGGAGATCATCGAGGCGATCTGTATCGCGGTGGTGCTGCCGCTGGCACTCGGTGTGATGGACCTCTACATGACGCTGCGCCACCTCAACCTCAAGTGAGCCGCGACATGGCTGCCCGACGTTTCCTCTCCCGCCGGCTCGGTCTTCCCGGCCGGGCCGGGGTCGCCGTGGTCGCGGCCGGGCTCGGGGTGCTGTCCCCGTTCGCGGCCGCGCCCGCGGCCGCGCAGACCGCCGACACCCCGGCGGGTTCCTGGGCCACCCCGCCGCCGATCAACGGCTACGACGGCCTGCCGGTCGACACCCACGCGCCGGACAAGCCGTACGAGCAGAAGACCAAGTGTGTGGAGCGGAGCCTCGGCGAGAACATCGAGATCAACTTCCGCCCGTGGGGGCAGGACTACCTGCAGCTGGAGAAGGCGCAGGAGATCGTCCGCGCGGCGAAGAACAGCGTGGGCGGTGGCCAGCGCGTCGCCGTGGTGGACACCGGAGTGACACCGCATCCGTGGCTGCAGAACCGGGTGGAAAGCGGCGGCGACTACGTGGGTCCCACAACCAACGGCCAGCCGCCGGGGCTGCAGGACTGCGACGGGCACGGCACCGAGGTCGCGGGCGTCATCGCGGGTAACCCACAGGACCCCAAGGTCGGCTTCATCGGAGTGGCCCCGGACGCGAACATCGTGTCCTACCGGCAGCTGAGCGAGAACTACGGACCCAAGGACGAGAAGTCCTCGGCACCACCGGCGGGCGGCACCGGCTCCCCGCCGGGCGGGGACACCGGCGGCAACGAGCTGCCACCGTCCAACGGCGGCGGTGAACCCGGCGGCACCGGACCGCAGCAGGGCAACAACGAGGGCGACAGCCGGCAGATCGAGAAGGGCGACACGGCGGGCACGCTGGGCTCGCTCGCGCAGATCATCCGCGGGATCGCGGACCGGGGTGGTATCGGCGTCATCAACATGTCGCTCGACCACTGCCGCACCGCCCCGCCCGCGGACATCCAGGACAGCGAACGCCAGGTCCAGGCCGCGGTGAAGTACGCGGCGGACAAGAACGTCGTGGTCGTCGCCGCGGCGGGCAACGTGTCCGACAGCTGCCCGCAGAACGACCAGGCGGACCCGAACAAGCCGAAGTCGATCGTCACTCCGCCGTGGTTCGCCAATGACGTGCTCTCGGTCGGCGCGATCGACCAGAACGGCAGCGTCGCGAACTTCAGCGTGCACGGCCCGTGGGTCGGCGTCGCCGCGCCGGGTACGGAGATCGTGTCGCTGGATCCGGCAGAGGGCTCGACCGGCCTCGCGAACCGCGTCATCTCCAACGGCAACCAGGCCTCCCCGATCCAGGGCACGAGCTTCGCCGCCCCGTACGTGGCCGGGCTCGCCGCCCTCGTGCGGCAGATGTTCCCGAATCTCGGAGCCCGTGAGGTCATCAAGCGGATCGAGGCGACGGCGCAGCACCCGGCGGCTCCCGGCGGCCACGACGACTACGTGGGCTACGGCGTGATCGACCCGGTGGCCGCGCTCACCGCGAACCTGCCGAACGACGTCGGCAACCTCGCCCCGCCGAAGCCGATGGTGCAGGCGGCGAACCTGCCGCCGGGCGACGGTCTCAGCTCCACGCCGATGATCGTCGCGCTCGCCGGCACCGGCGGCGGGCTGGCCGCGCTGGTGATCACCCTGTTCGTGATGCACACGATCCGGCGCAACCGGCCCTCGTCCTCCACACCGTCCGCACCGCGGCGCTGAACCACCCGGAACAACGGCTCAGGGGCCACCTACCGCGTTCTGCCGCGGCGGGTGGCCCCTGATTCAGTTGCGGGGTTTCCCACGCTTACGTGCCTTCTCCGGGGCCGGGTCCTCCCCCAGCACCGGTGGCGTGACGGGATCCGGCTCACCGAAGATCTCCGAAGGCTTGGCCGGGAACCGTTCACGGCCCTTCCGGGGCCGGTCGCCCCCACCCCCGCCACCGAGGCCGCCGAAACCACCCATCATCGGCATCATCGGCATGCCGCTGCCGTGGCTCTCCGCCTGCGCGGGCGCCGGCGGTGCGACCGGTTCGGCCGGCGGCACCGCCGCCTGACCCGGCTCCGCCCGCGGATCAGCGGCGGTCTCCTTGCCCTGTTCCACCGCGGACGGCGTGACGGAGTCGTCGGAAGACGGCGTGCCCGAGTCGGCGCTCGCGGAGGCGTTCGCGTCGGGCAGGGCGAAGGCGGTTCCCGTGGCCTGCAGCCGGAACTGCTCGGCCGGGTAGTGGTGCCGCAGCTCGATGCTCTGCTGCTGTCCGGGCGGTGCGTCGACGCCGTCGCAGAGCCGGCCGAACTCCTGCAGCACGTCCTGGGCGCTGGAGTGCAGGGACTGCAGCGACTGCCCGGTCTCGCGCAGCTGCGCGCGGGCGCGATTCGCCCCGCCGACCGGCAGCATCGCCGATTCCGACAACACGTCCGCCGCGTCCACGATGACCTCTTCGGTCGCGTCCACGATCCGGCGAACCGATCCGGCCAGCTCCTCGAGCGCACCGGCCAGCGCCTCGAGCGCGTCCTCGGCGCCTTCGCTCGCCGACCGGATCTCGCCGAGGTAGCCGACGAACGCGTCCGCGTCCGGTCCGGTCCACAGTGCGTCGAGCCTGCCGAGGTCCTCCGCGAGGTCCGCGGAGACCCGGGCGGCCGTGCCCGCCGCGGCACGCAACCGGCCGGCCTCCTCGGTCAGCTCCTCCCACTGTCCGGTCAACGGCCGGTAGTAGGCCTCGACCGGATCGGCCGTCCCGAGGTCCCGGGCGAGTTCGGACACGAACGCCAGCGACGGCTCGCTCACGTGGTCCTCCCCGCGCGCTCGATCTGCTCGGCCGCGTCCGCGTCGCGCTGCTCGTGGCCCGCGGTGAGCTGCTCCAGCGCCTCGGTGACCGACCGCAGCGCGGCCACTCCGGCGCCGAGCTGTCCACGCAGCGCCTCGGCCGCCCGCGCGTACGACTCTCCGACGCCCAGCTCCGCGCCGAGCCCGCCGTACGCCTCGGGCGCGGTCGCACCCTGGCCGATATCGGCCGCCGCGGCGGCCAGCTCGTCGGCGGCCCGCGCGACCTTCGCCGCGTATCCGCCGACGATCTCGCCGTCGATCCGCACTGCAGCCGATCCCGGCCCGCCCTCCGGCGCGCTCATGGCATCCCTCCGCTTCACCCGGTTGTGTGGAGTGGACGGACGAGCATCCCGGTCAGTTCCCCGCGGCCTGCTGGTTGTTCGCTTGCGGGAACGATCCGGCGTTCGGGTCGATCGGCACCGAGTCGTACTGCTTGAGCACGTTCTGGGTGTTCAGCGACGCACCGGTGGGCAGCAGCCCGATGATCGACTCGGGCGCCGGCAGCCGGTCGTTCAGGCCGAGGCCGTCCGCGGTCGCCGTGTCCGGCACGCCGTAGCGGATCCCCCGGTCGGAGATCAGCTGGATGGGGCCCTTCTTGAAGGTCGCGCTCGCTTCGGTGGCCGACTGCACCACCGCGCCGTAGCCCGAGGGCATGTAGAAGCCGGTGATCGGCAGCCCGTTCGGGCCGGGGTTGCTGACGCTGAGCAGCCGCGACGAGCCGTCCTTGTTCTGCTCCACCGGGATCTTGGTGTTGATGTAGACCGAGGTGTGCGCCTTGTTGCTCGCGGCGTCGTAGTGCCAGCCGAGGCAGGCGACCGGCGAGTTCTGCGCGGCGTCCAGCACGGTCGGCACCTGAGCGGGGAAGTCGTCCACGTTGATGTAGCCGGGGTCGTTCGGCTGCAGCTGCTTGACGCCGTTGATGACCGGCAGCTCCAGCGTCGGCGTGGTGCTCCCGCTGCCGCTCGTGGCGGTACGCACGATGTCCGCCACGGCGGGCGAGACCTCCTGGACACCGTCCTGGGTGATCAGCCAGAACTGCGGGGACTGACCGGTGGGCTGGGTGGCGAACACCTGGCCGATGTTCAGGCCCTGGATGTTCTGCGCCGGCGGCTGTCCCGCGCCCGGCACGTTCGGCGGCGCCAGCTTGGTGACCTCGGGGATCGCGTTCAGGAAGGCCTGGGACATCTTGCGGGCCTTGTCCGGCAGGTGCAGTGCCGAACGCACCGGGTCGTTGACGCCGGTCGGGACCTCTGCCCGCACGGTGCCCGCGTACGGGCGGCTCTGCGTGGGCTCGAGGCGGTAGATCAGGTAGGTCTTGCCGTTGCCCGCGTC carries:
- a CDS encoding WXG100 family type VII secretion target — protein: MSEPSLAFVSELARDLGTADPVEAYYRPLTGQWEELTEEAGRLRAAAGTAARVSADLAEDLGRLDALWTGPDADAFVGYLGEIRSASEGAEDALEALAGALEELAGSVRRIVDATEEVIVDAADVLSESAMLPVGGANRARAQLRETGQSLQSLHSSAQDVLQEFGRLCDGVDAPPGQQQSIELRHHYPAEQFRLQATGTAFALPDANASASADSGTPSSDDSVTPSAVEQGKETAADPRAEPGQAAVPPAEPVAPPAPAQAESHGSGMPMMPMMGGFGGLGGGGGGDRPRKGRERFPAKPSEIFGEPDPVTPPVLGEDPAPEKARKRGKPRN
- the eccB gene encoding type VII secretion protein EccB, translating into MPSTPTTKSQVQAYKFVLRRMQSALVRRDAVMLHDPMRTHSRATVVGVILGVLGAVVFVLWGLLSPAPSVPSSDNIVIGEQSGTVYVVTGDPQRLIPTFNLASARLILMAQKQQAQQQQQGGGQQQASEVKAPSVVSDEQLKDIPREKLTGIPDGPQLLPDGSQRITPDWAVCDEVKLDPQLPQPDSIDQTDTDVLAGIQNLGTELKDDPGQAQALLGDAGNGKTYLIYRLEPTQSRPYAGTVRAEVPTGVNDPVRSALHLPDKARKMSQAFLNAIPEVTKLAPPNVPGAGQPPAQNIQGLNIGQVFATQPTGQSPQFWLITQDGVQEVSPAVADIVRTATSGSGSTTPTLELPVINGVKQLQPNDPGYINVDDFPAQVPTVLDAAQNSPVACLGWHYDAASNKAHTSVYINTKIPVEQNKDGSSRLLSVSNPGPNGLPITGFYMPSGYGAVVQSATEASATFKKGPIQLISDRGIRYGVPDTATADGLGLNDRLPAPESIIGLLPTGASLNTQNVLKQYDSVPIDPNAGSFPQANNQQAAGN
- a CDS encoding S8 family serine peptidase — encoded protein: MAARRFLSRRLGLPGRAGVAVVAAGLGVLSPFAAAPAAAQTADTPAGSWATPPPINGYDGLPVDTHAPDKPYEQKTKCVERSLGENIEINFRPWGQDYLQLEKAQEIVRAAKNSVGGGQRVAVVDTGVTPHPWLQNRVESGGDYVGPTTNGQPPGLQDCDGHGTEVAGVIAGNPQDPKVGFIGVAPDANIVSYRQLSENYGPKDEKSSAPPAGGTGSPPGGDTGGNELPPSNGGGEPGGTGPQQGNNEGDSRQIEKGDTAGTLGSLAQIIRGIADRGGIGVINMSLDHCRTAPPADIQDSERQVQAAVKYAADKNVVVVAAAGNVSDSCPQNDQADPNKPKSIVTPPWFANDVLSVGAIDQNGSVANFSVHGPWVGVAAPGTEIVSLDPAEGSTGLANRVISNGNQASPIQGTSFAAPYVAGLAALVRQMFPNLGAREVIKRIEATAQHPAAPGGHDDYVGYGVIDPVAALTANLPNDVGNLAPPKPMVQAANLPPGDGLSSTPMIVALAGTGGGLAALVITLFVMHTIRRNRPSSSTPSAPRR
- the eccD gene encoding type VII secretion integral membrane protein EccD, which codes for MATGTTVFSRVTVVAPTTRIDVALPADVAVADLLPMLLEMAKEVTPDGGARHGGWALAKLGDAPLDPSRTLASLGVVDGELLQLRKRNENPPPPLYDDVVDAIAESDPDTFRPWTKETAQRFGHVAGGLALFAAALALFFSGSFYGGSAIGAAVAGGLGAIACVAVGATLAKGYQAESTGVLIAAAGGLPLAFVSGFHIVPGLSLRANLLLGAVLVLIVAAVCILVVGAGIRVFIAAATAGAFGAVAFLVATLVTNADAPEVAAGVVAVALACISLLPRTTIWLAKLPLPHVPSTAEELKEDSGFPDYQAIEQRTAVAHDYMTGLMIGCGATAALSAVIAATAPNVFGPILGIVATLVLLLRARAYANGAQAIALLTTGMIAAAGILLGWLFSATAEHRLMYVFGVLVLVAAGALVVGVIFPNQRFSPPLRRTVEIIEAICIAVVLPLALGVMDLYMTLRHLNLK